In the genome of Streptomyces globosus, one region contains:
- a CDS encoding aldose 1-epimerase: MSTQLSAGGVEVTVDQENGCRISSLRIDGTELLRQGAHYGCFPMVPWCGRTAYGEFRDGAAVHKLPVNQPPHAIHGFGRDAAWRPAPAAVTATDAAFTYDLADPWPYPGRVTQTVSLDPGGSSLTLAMGVETYGDSFPAQAGWHPWFLRNLGAGGEDVRLDFDPVWQEERGPDHLPTGRRTDPQPGPWDDCFGMPYGVEAVLTWPGELELKVTSRAEWVVVYDEQPEAVCVEPQSGPPNGLNTLPRLVTPVDPLEVSMTWAWRRLS; this comes from the coding sequence ATGAGTACGCAACTGTCGGCCGGCGGCGTGGAAGTGACCGTCGACCAGGAGAACGGCTGCCGGATCAGCAGCCTGCGCATCGACGGGACGGAGCTGCTGCGCCAGGGCGCGCACTACGGCTGCTTCCCGATGGTGCCGTGGTGCGGGCGCACCGCGTACGGCGAGTTCCGCGACGGCGCCGCCGTGCACAAGCTGCCCGTCAACCAGCCGCCGCACGCCATCCACGGCTTCGGCCGCGACGCCGCCTGGCGCCCGGCGCCCGCCGCGGTGACCGCGACCGACGCCGCGTTCACGTACGACCTCGCCGACCCGTGGCCCTACCCGGGCCGTGTCACCCAGACCGTCAGCCTCGACCCGGGCGGCAGCTCCCTGACGCTCGCCATGGGCGTGGAGACGTACGGCGACTCCTTCCCCGCCCAGGCCGGCTGGCACCCCTGGTTCCTGCGCAACCTCGGCGCCGGCGGCGAGGACGTCCGCCTGGACTTCGACCCCGTCTGGCAGGAGGAGCGCGGCCCCGACCACCTCCCCACCGGCCGCCGCACCGACCCGCAGCCCGGCCCGTGGGACGACTGCTTCGGCATGCCCTACGGCGTCGAGGCGGTGCTGACCTGGCCCGGCGAGCTGGAGCTGAAGGTGACCAGCCGCGCCGAGTGGGTCGTCGTCTACGACGAGCAGCCGGAGGCCGTCTGCGTGGAGCCGCAGTCCGGGCCGCCGAACGGCCTGAACACGCTGCCGCGCCTGGTGACGCCGGTGGACCCGCTGGAGGTCTCCATGACCTGGGCCTGGCGCCGTCTGTCGTAG
- the pyrE gene encoding orotate phosphoribosyltransferase, with the protein MSDVRDALLQQIKDKAVVHGKVTLSSGKEADYYIDLRRITLDGEAAPMVGQVMLDLTAELDYDCVGGLTLGADPVATSMLHASAARGGRLDAFVVRKAQKAHGMQRRIEGTDVKGKRCLVVEDTSTTGGSPLTAVEAVREAGGEVVAVATIVDRGAADAIAAAGLPYLTGYRLGDLGLA; encoded by the coding sequence ATGAGTGACGTACGCGATGCGCTTCTGCAGCAGATCAAGGACAAGGCCGTCGTGCACGGCAAGGTGACCCTCTCCTCCGGCAAGGAGGCCGACTACTACATCGACCTCCGCCGGATCACCCTCGACGGCGAGGCGGCCCCCATGGTCGGCCAGGTCATGCTCGACCTGACCGCCGAGCTCGACTACGACTGCGTCGGCGGCCTGACCCTGGGCGCCGACCCGGTCGCGACGTCGATGCTGCACGCCTCCGCCGCCCGCGGCGGCCGCCTCGACGCGTTCGTCGTCCGCAAGGCGCAGAAGGCGCACGGCATGCAGCGCCGCATCGAGGGCACCGACGTCAAGGGCAAGCGCTGCCTCGTCGTCGAGGACACCTCCACCACCGGCGGCTCCCCGCTGACCGCGGTCGAGGCCGTCCGGGAGGCCGGCGGCGAGGTCGTCGCCGTCGCCACCATCGTGGACCGCGGCGCCGCCGACGCGATCGCCGCCGCGGGCCTGCCGTACCTGACCGGCTACCGCCTCGGGGACCTCGGCCTGGCCTGA
- the fbaA gene encoding class II fructose-bisphosphate aldolase encodes MPIATPEVYNEMLDRAKAGKFAYPAINVTSSQTLHAALRGFAEAESDGIIQISTGGAEFLGGQHSKDMVTGAVALAEFAHIVAAKYDVNIALHTDHCPKDKLDGYVRPLIAVSEERVKAGRNPLFQSHMWDGSAETLADNLAIAQELLPRAAAAKIILEVEITPTGGEEDGVTHEINDELYTTVDDAIRTAEALGLGEKGRYLLAASFGNVHGVYKPGNVVLRPELLKDLQQGVGEKYGKTSPFDFVFHGGSGSTEEEIATALENGVVKMNLDTDTQYAFTRPVADHMFKNYDGVLKVDGEVGRKSTYDPRTWGKLAEASMAKRVLQACADLRSTGTRLK; translated from the coding sequence ATGCCCATCGCAACCCCCGAGGTCTACAACGAGATGCTCGACCGGGCGAAGGCAGGCAAGTTCGCCTACCCGGCCATCAACGTGACCTCGAGCCAGACCCTGCACGCTGCCCTGCGCGGCTTCGCGGAGGCCGAGAGCGACGGCATCATCCAGATCTCCACCGGCGGTGCGGAGTTCCTGGGTGGCCAGCACAGCAAGGACATGGTCACGGGCGCGGTCGCCCTGGCCGAGTTCGCGCACATCGTCGCGGCGAAGTACGACGTCAACATCGCGCTGCACACCGACCACTGCCCGAAGGACAAGCTGGACGGGTACGTCCGCCCGCTGATCGCCGTCTCCGAGGAGCGCGTCAAGGCCGGCCGCAACCCGCTCTTCCAGTCCCACATGTGGGACGGCTCCGCCGAGACCCTGGCCGACAACCTGGCCATCGCGCAGGAGCTGCTGCCCCGCGCCGCCGCCGCCAAGATCATCCTTGAGGTCGAGATCACCCCGACCGGCGGCGAGGAGGACGGCGTCACCCACGAGATCAACGACGAGCTGTACACCACCGTCGACGACGCGATCCGCACCGCCGAGGCCCTCGGCCTGGGCGAGAAGGGCCGCTACCTGCTGGCCGCCTCCTTCGGCAACGTGCACGGCGTGTACAAGCCGGGCAACGTCGTCCTGCGCCCGGAGCTGCTGAAGGACCTCCAGCAGGGCGTCGGCGAGAAGTACGGCAAGACCAGCCCGTTCGACTTCGTCTTCCACGGCGGCTCCGGCTCCACGGAGGAGGAGATCGCCACCGCGCTGGAGAACGGCGTCGTGAAGATGAACCTCGACACCGACACCCAGTACGCGTTCACCCGCCCGGTCGCCGACCACATGTTCAAGAACTACGACGGCGTCCTGAAGGTCGACGGCGAGGTCGGCAGGAAGTCCACCTACGACCCGCGGACCTGGGGCAAGCTGGCCGAGGCGAGCATGGCCAAGCGCGTCCTGCAGGCCTGCGCCGACCTGCGCTCCACGGGCACCCGCCTGAAGTAG
- a CDS encoding DUF3151 domain-containing protein, whose product MSIHQNLLGGPAPTHLPDEPGREAIAAGTPAVEVAAAHPTSSLAWAVLSDEAFAAGRSVEAYAYARTGYHRGLDALRRAGWKGHGPVPWEHEPNRGFLRALHALARAAGAIGEKDEYERCTTFLRDSSETAAEVLGA is encoded by the coding sequence ATGTCCATTCACCAGAACCTGCTCGGGGGCCCCGCCCCCACCCACCTCCCCGACGAGCCGGGCCGCGAGGCCATCGCCGCGGGCACGCCCGCCGTCGAGGTGGCCGCCGCGCACCCGACGTCCTCGCTCGCCTGGGCGGTCCTGTCCGACGAGGCGTTCGCCGCGGGCCGCAGCGTCGAGGCGTACGCGTACGCGCGCACCGGCTACCACCGCGGGCTCGACGCGCTGCGCCGCGCCGGCTGGAAGGGCCACGGCCCGGTGCCATGGGAGCACGAGCCGAACCGCGGCTTCCTGCGCGCCCTGCACGCCCTCGCCCGCGCGGCCGGGGCCATCGGCGAGAAGGACGAGTACGAGCGCTGCACGACCTTCCTGCGCGACTCCTCGGAGACGGCAGCGGAGGTCCTGGGCGCCTGA
- the kynA gene encoding tryptophan 2,3-dioxygenase: MSNTLDASGAGSDTPNLDFAGTTPYEDYVQADVLTHLQHPRSDDPGEMVFLVTTQVMELWFTVIVHEWETAARALREDRVPVAMDALKRSLRELEALNASWRPLAQLTPAQFNSYRGALGEGSGFQSAMYRRMEFLLGEKSASMLVPHRGAPRVHAELEKALHEPSLYDEVLRLLARRGLPVPQSVLDRDLSRRYEASPEVEAVWTALYGDPDAHPDLHRLGEALTDVAELVWRWRNDHLVATRRAMGAKTGTGGSAGVSWLEKRASKNVFPELWTARSHV, from the coding sequence ATGTCGAACACCCTTGATGCCTCCGGAGCCGGTTCGGACACCCCGAACCTCGACTTCGCCGGCACGACCCCGTACGAGGACTACGTCCAGGCGGACGTCCTCACCCACCTCCAGCACCCCCGCTCGGACGACCCGGGCGAGATGGTCTTCCTGGTCACCACCCAGGTCATGGAGCTGTGGTTCACGGTCATCGTCCACGAGTGGGAGACGGCCGCGAGGGCCCTGCGGGAGGACCGCGTCCCTGTCGCGATGGACGCGCTGAAACGATCCCTCCGCGAGCTGGAGGCCCTCAACGCCTCCTGGCGCCCGCTCGCCCAGCTCACCCCCGCCCAGTTCAACTCCTACCGCGGCGCCCTCGGCGAGGGCTCGGGCTTCCAGTCCGCGATGTACCGGCGGATGGAGTTCCTGCTCGGCGAGAAGTCGGCGTCGATGCTGGTCCCGCACCGCGGCGCGCCGCGCGTCCACGCGGAGCTGGAGAAGGCGCTGCACGAGCCGAGCCTGTACGACGAGGTGCTGCGGCTGCTGGCCCGCCGCGGCCTGCCCGTCCCGCAGTCCGTCCTCGACCGCGACCTGTCGCGGCGCTACGAGGCCTCGCCCGAGGTCGAGGCCGTGTGGACCGCCCTGTACGGGGACCCCGACGCCCATCCCGACCTGCACCGCCTCGGCGAGGCCCTCACCGACGTCGCCGAGCTGGTGTGGCGCTGGCGCAACGACCACCTTGTCGCCACGCGGCGCGCGATGGGCGCGAAGACGGGCACGGGCGGCTCGGCCGGCGTCAGCTGGCTGGAGAAGCGCGCGTCGAAGAACGTCTTCCCCGAGCTGTGGACGGCGCGCAGCCATGTCTGA
- the kynU gene encoding kynureninase yields MSEPTTRRAAELAERAAGLDAADPLAGLRKRFTLPDGVVYLDGNSLGALPAGVPERVAEVVSREWGTELIRSWSSGTWWTAPERIGDRIAPLVGAAPGQVVVGDSTSVNLFKALVGAARLAGPGRTELLVDASTFPTDGYIAASAARMTGLTAVPVDPSRAAAAMGERTAAVLLNHVDYRSGRLHDLPGLTRAAHAAGALAVWDLCHSAGALPVGLDAHGVDFAVGCTYKYLNGGPGSPAYLYVAERHQEGFDSPLPGWNGHAEPFAMTPEYAPAAGAVRGRVGTPDILSMLALEAALDAWDGVEVEAVRAKSLALTDFFLECVAAYVPQGRVESVTPAAHAERGSQVSLRTEGARAVMDELIARGVIGDFRAPDVLRFGFTPLYVGFADAERAARTLGHVFG; encoded by the coding sequence ATGTCTGAGCCGACCACCCGCCGCGCGGCGGAGCTCGCCGAGCGCGCCGCCGGACTCGACGCCGCCGACCCGCTCGCCGGGCTGCGCAAGCGCTTCACCCTGCCGGACGGTGTCGTCTACCTGGACGGCAACTCGCTCGGCGCGCTCCCCGCGGGAGTGCCGGAGCGCGTCGCGGAGGTCGTCTCCCGCGAGTGGGGGACGGAGCTGATCCGGTCCTGGAGCAGCGGCACCTGGTGGACGGCGCCGGAGCGGATCGGCGACCGGATCGCCCCGCTCGTCGGCGCCGCGCCCGGGCAGGTCGTCGTGGGCGACTCCACCAGCGTCAACCTGTTCAAGGCGCTGGTCGGCGCGGCCCGGCTCGCCGGGCCCGGCCGCACCGAGCTGCTCGTGGACGCCTCCACCTTCCCGACCGACGGCTACATCGCCGCCTCCGCCGCCCGGATGACGGGGCTGACCGCCGTCCCGGTGGACCCCTCGCGGGCCGCCGCGGCGATGGGGGAGCGCACGGCCGCGGTCCTGCTCAACCACGTCGACTACCGCAGCGGCCGGCTCCACGACCTGCCCGGTCTGACGCGCGCCGCGCACGCCGCGGGCGCGTTGGCGGTGTGGGACCTGTGCCATTCGGCGGGCGCGCTGCCCGTCGGGCTCGACGCCCACGGTGTGGACTTCGCGGTCGGCTGCACGTACAAGTACCTCAACGGCGGCCCCGGTTCGCCCGCGTACCTGTACGTTGCCGAACGCCACCAGGAGGGCTTCGACTCGCCGCTGCCCGGCTGGAACGGGCACGCGGAACCGTTCGCGATGACCCCGGAGTACGCGCCCGCCGCGGGCGCCGTCCGGGGGCGGGTCGGCACGCCCGACATCCTGTCGATGCTCGCCCTGGAGGCGGCGCTCGACGCCTGGGACGGGGTGGAGGTGGAGGCGGTGCGTGCGAAGTCCCTCGCGCTGACCGACTTCTTCCTGGAGTGCGTCGCCGCGTACGTGCCGCAGGGCCGGGTGGAGTCGGTGACTCCGGCGGCGCACGCCGAGCGCGGCAGCCAGGTCTCGCTGCGCACGGAGGGTGCCCGCGCGGTGATGGACGAGCTGATCGCACGCGGCGTGATCGGGGACTTCCGCGCCCCGGACGTGCTGCGGTTCGGCTTCACCCCGCTGTACGTCGGCTTCGCCGACGCGGAGCGCGCGGCCCGGACGCTGGGTCACGTTTTCGGGTGA
- a CDS encoding alpha/beta hydrolase family protein, translating to MSDPAVERDAAEAASAFAHPPVAPDATAAYGEHPDHVVDFYAPRAGDGSAASAPLVVLLHGGAWRAPYDRAHVTPLADFLARRGFAVANVEYRRGSSLPHQDADGPVAGRWPETFDDVAAAMDALPGLAASALPQADLRRTVVTGHSAGGHLALWAAARHVLPAGAPAGWRLPEPPPLRGVVALAPIADFEVAGRLGVCGGAAGQLLGGAAHLAERSPYADPAVLLPTGIATAVVHGREDIVVPAAVAESYVEAAARAGETVGLTLLDGVGHFPLIDPGADACAVVAEEVAQLAW from the coding sequence ATGTCGGATCCCGCAGTCGAACGGGACGCCGCCGAGGCCGCCTCGGCCTTCGCCCACCCGCCGGTCGCGCCCGACGCGACCGCCGCGTACGGGGAACACCCCGACCACGTCGTGGACTTCTACGCCCCGCGGGCCGGGGACGGCTCCGCCGCCTCCGCGCCGCTGGTGGTGCTGCTGCACGGCGGGGCCTGGCGCGCCCCGTACGACCGCGCGCACGTGACGCCGCTGGCGGACTTCCTGGCGCGGCGGGGTTTTGCCGTGGCCAACGTGGAGTACCGGCGCGGGAGTTCGCTGCCGCACCAGGACGCGGACGGCCCGGTCGCGGGGCGCTGGCCGGAAACCTTCGACGACGTCGCAGCGGCGATGGACGCCCTGCCGGGGCTGGCCGCCTCCGCGCTGCCGCAGGCGGACCTGCGGCGCACGGTCGTCACCGGGCACTCGGCGGGCGGCCACCTGGCGCTGTGGGCGGCCGCCCGGCACGTGCTGCCCGCCGGAGCCCCGGCCGGCTGGCGGCTGCCCGAACCGCCGCCGCTGCGCGGCGTGGTGGCGCTGGCGCCGATCGCGGACTTCGAGGTCGCGGGCAGGCTCGGCGTGTGCGGCGGGGCTGCCGGGCAGCTGCTGGGCGGCGCGGCGCACCTGGCGGAGCGGTCGCCGTACGCGGACCCGGCGGTGCTGCTGCCGACGGGGATCGCCACCGCCGTGGTGCACGGGCGGGAGGACATCGTGGTGCCGGCGGCGGTCGCCGAGTCGTACGTGGAGGCGGCGGCCCGGGCCGGCGAGACGGTGGGGCTGACCCTGCTGGACGGGGTCGGGCACTTCCCGCTGATCGACCCGGGCGCGGACGCCTGCGCGGTCGTGGCCGAGGAGGTCGCGCAGCTGGCCTGGTAG